Proteins encoded in a region of the Zea mays cultivar B73 chromosome 2, Zm-B73-REFERENCE-NAM-5.0, whole genome shotgun sequence genome:
- the LOC100501876 gene encoding clathrin interactor EPSIN 1 isoform X1, whose protein sequence is MDFMKVFDQTVREIKREVNLKVLKVPEIEQKVLDATSDEPWGPHGSALSELAHATKKFAECQMVMNVLWTRLSERGANWRHVYKALTIIEYFIANGSERAVDDILDHYSKISVLSSFEYVEPNGKDAGINVRKKVETIVGIINDKEKIKAVRDKAASNRDKYIGLSSTGITYKSSSASFGSNYSSGERYGSFSGTKEADSYGDSYRDKESVKTSTSNSGSRKFGSKLRKDAKPDRRNEDYSSPSSLRPPSNTNNTEDDFDDFDPRGSNGKTTAKSNEVDLFGPNLMDDLIDASAATPATDNAAEPQVDLFADADFQSATASTETAANTDVKVNVDLFAEKASFPAAFPPQAGFIPPPSAGTSSEVNTSVSKKAAPEPFDPFGAIPLNNFDGPDPFGGFSSNAGSSTAAAPTHGSTGNISTSNQNLHAASDFAAFVSNNEGAAKDPFDLSSSANVGKTPLAAPKIDASDFGAFVSSTEEAAKDPLDLSSGSNLGKTGQAPAAASKPSAKKDNFQVKSGIWADSLSRGLIDLNITAPKKVNLADIGIVGGLGDGSDEKALPSWTMGAGSGLGMSGIPPSTQQAGGIESLANYNKHHFGFK, encoded by the exons ATGGATTTCATGAAGGTTTTCGATCAGACTGTGCGTGAAAT AAAGAGGGAGGTCAATCTGAAGGTACTCAAGGTCCCCGAGATCGAGCAGAAG GTACTTGATGCAACAAGTGATGAACCGTGGGGCCCCCATGGAAGTGCTCTTTCAGAACTTGCACACGCTACCAAGAAGTT CGCTGAGTGCCAGATGGTAATGAATGTCCTATGGACTAGGTTGTCTGAGAGAGGCGCGAATTGGCGTCATGTGTATAAG GCATTAACTATTATCGAGTACTTTATAGCCAATGGTTCTGAGAGGGCAGTTGATGACATTCTTGATCATTATTCTAAGATCTCG GTTCTTTCAAGTTTTGAGTATGTTGAGCCTAATGGTAAAGACGCTGGAATAAATGTGAGGAAAAAAGTAGAAACCATTGTGGGCATCATAAATGAcaaggagaaaataaaggccgtgAGAGATAAAGCAGCCAGTAATCGTGATAA GTACATTGGACTATCATCCACAGGCATAACATATAAATCAAGCTCAGCCTCATTTGGTAGCAACTACAGTTCAGGCGAACGTTATGGGAGTTTCAGTGGTACAAAGGAAGCTGACTCATACGGTGATAGTTACAGGGACAAAGAATCTGTTAAAACTTCCACAAGCAATAGCGGCAGTCGGAAATTTGGCAGCAAGCTGAGGAAGGATGCGAAGCCTGATAGGAG GAATGAGGATTATAGTTCACCCAGCTCTTTGAGACCCCCATCTAATACAAATAACACTGAGGACGACTTTGATGACTTCGATCCTCGTGGATCAAATG GCAAAACAACTGCTAAGTCAAATGAGGTGGATCTGTTTGGCCCAAACTTGATGGACGATTTAATTGATGCATCTGCAGCAACTCCAGCTACAGACAATGCTGCAGAACCACAGGTTGATCTGTTTGCTGATGCAGATTTTCAATCGGCAACCGCAAGTACAGAGACAGCTGCAAATACAGATGTCAAG GTCAATGTTGACCTTTTTGCGGAAAAGGCATCTTTTCCTGCAGCATTTCCACCACAGGCTGGGTTTATTCCACCACCAAGTGCCGGGACATCTTCTGAAGTAAATACTTCCGTATCCAAGAAGGCAGCTCCGGAACCTTTTGATCCTTTTGGCGCTATTCCTTTGAACAATTTTGATGGACCTGACCCATTTGGTGGCTTCAGCTCAAATGCTGGATCATCTACCGCAGCAGCACCCACCCACGGTTCTACTGGAAATATCAGCACATCGAACCAGAACCTTCATGCTGCATCCGACTTTGCTGCCTTTGTATCAAACAACGAGGGAGCAGCGAAAGACCCATTTGATCTTTCTTCGAGTGCCAATGTTGGAAAAACACCTTTGGCAGCTCCCAAGATCGACGCATCTGATTTCGGTGCATTTGTATCTAGCACCGAGGAAGCAGCCAAGGACCCTCTCGATCTTTCTTCGGGTAGCAACCTTGGAAAGACAGGCCAAGCACCCGCGGCAGCCTCCAAGCCTAGCGCAAAGAAAGACAATTTTCAGGTCAAGTCCGGCATATGGGCAGACTCGCTGAGCCGGGGATTGATTGATCTGAACATAACTGCAC CGAAGAAGGTGAACCTAGCTGATATTGGCATCGTCGGTGGCCTTGGCGATGGGTCCGATGAGAAGGCCCTGCCCTCTTGGACCATGGGCGCCGGATCCGGCCTAGGAATGTCTGGTATTCCACCGTCAACACAACAAGCTGGTGGCATCGAGAGCTTGGCCAACTACAACAAGCATCATTTCGGCTTCAAATAG
- the LOC100281611 gene encoding calcium-dependent protein kinase substrate protein isoform X1, translating to MTKRKLKKNRSGAKKKNSGKRPRRLGKTTSAIPLKSELSRATPKSVLRLMGMKDLTLYQLKSHLQKYRLGIQGKKSTGLEPASGGVLRSQGFGSTTAHPPPGVPDQGKNTREIALSDALRYQIQVQRKLQEQTEVQKKLQMRIEAQGKYLKTILEKAQTNISFHTNASNGIESTRSQLMDFNLDGFMNNATQVCKEHREQLVKAMSDENDKDSLGLQLYHLGSQEAKEVKCTPKTEDSLLLDLNIKGGYDLSSRGMQACELELKINQQIV from the exons ATGACCAAAAGGAAGTTGAAAAAAAATAGGAGCggtgcaaaaaaaaaaaactctGGAAAAAGGCCGCGTCGCCTTGGGAAAACGACAAGTGCAATTCCTCTCAAATCAGAGCTCTCAA GAGCAACACCCAAGTCGGTGCTCAGATTGATGGGCATGAAAGACCTCACTCTTTACCAGTTAAAAAGCCACCTCCAG AAGTATAGACTGGGGATACAGGGCAAGAAAAGCACAGGCCTGGAACCTGCCAGCGGCGGCG TACTTCGCTCACAGGGCTTCGGTTCAACCACAGCGCATCCTCCTCCAGGTGTTCCTGATCAAGGGAAGAACACAAG AGAAATAGCACTTAGCGATGCACTAAGGTATCAAATTCAAGTCCAAAGGAAACTACAAGAACAAACTGAG GTGCAAAAGAAGCTGCAGATGCGAATTGAGGCCCAAGGGAAGTACTTAAAGACAATACTAGAGAAAGCTCAGACAAATATTTCCTTTCACACAAATGCATCCAATGGCATAGAATCAACCAGATCACAGCTCATGGACTTCAACCTAGATGGTTTCATGAACAATGCAACTCAAGTATGCAAAGAACATAGGGAGCAATTGGTGAAAGCTATGTCCGATGAAAACGATAAAGATAGTCTAGGCCTTCAGCTCTACCATCTAGGAAGTCAGGAGGCTAAGGAAGTCAAATGCACACCAAAAACTGAAGACTCGCTCCTACTAGACTTAAATATTAAAGGAGGATATGACCTCTCTTCTAGAGGAATGCAAGCATGTGAACTAGAATTGAAAATAAATCAGCAGATAGTATAA
- the LOC100281611 gene encoding calcium-dependent protein kinase substrate protein, producing the protein MQGSYGYDGAASRDPKPRLRWTPDLHQRFVDAVTKLGGPDRATPKSVLRLMGMKDLTLYQLKSHLQKYRLGIQGKKSTGLEPASGGVLRSQGFGSTTAHPPPGVPDQGKNTREIALSDALRYQIQVQRKLQEQTEVQKKLQMRIEAQGKYLKTILEKAQTNISFHTNASNGIESTRSQLMDFNLDGFMNNATQVCKEHREQLVKAMSDENDKDSLGLQLYHLGSQEAKEVKCTPKTEDSLLLDLNIKGGYDLSSRGMQACELELKINQQIV; encoded by the exons ATGCAGGGGAGCTACGGCTACGACGGGGCGGCGTCACGGGACCCCAAGCCGCGGCTGCGCTGGACGCCGGACCTCCACCAGCGCTTCGTCGACGCCGTCACCAAGCTGGGCGGACCGGACA GAGCAACACCCAAGTCGGTGCTCAGATTGATGGGCATGAAAGACCTCACTCTTTACCAGTTAAAAAGCCACCTCCAG AAGTATAGACTGGGGATACAGGGCAAGAAAAGCACAGGCCTGGAACCTGCCAGCGGCGGCG TACTTCGCTCACAGGGCTTCGGTTCAACCACAGCGCATCCTCCTCCAGGTGTTCCTGATCAAGGGAAGAACACAAG AGAAATAGCACTTAGCGATGCACTAAGGTATCAAATTCAAGTCCAAAGGAAACTACAAGAACAAACTGAG GTGCAAAAGAAGCTGCAGATGCGAATTGAGGCCCAAGGGAAGTACTTAAAGACAATACTAGAGAAAGCTCAGACAAATATTTCCTTTCACACAAATGCATCCAATGGCATAGAATCAACCAGATCACAGCTCATGGACTTCAACCTAGATGGTTTCATGAACAATGCAACTCAAGTATGCAAAGAACATAGGGAGCAATTGGTGAAAGCTATGTCCGATGAAAACGATAAAGATAGTCTAGGCCTTCAGCTCTACCATCTAGGAAGTCAGGAGGCTAAGGAAGTCAAATGCACACCAAAAACTGAAGACTCGCTCCTACTAGACTTAAATATTAAAGGAGGATATGACCTCTCTTCTAGAGGAATGCAAGCATGTGAACTAGAATTGAAAATAAATCAGCAGATAGTATAA